Proteins encoded in a region of the Penaeus vannamei isolate JL-2024 chromosome 30, ASM4276789v1, whole genome shotgun sequence genome:
- the RpS15 gene encoding small ribosomal subunit protein uS19 — MTDADVQAQIEARKKRIFRKFTYRGVDLDQLLDMSNEQLVELFPARQRRRFRRGLKRKHLALLKRLRKAKKECPALEKPAVVKTHLRDMIIVPEMVGSMVGVYNGKTFNQVEIKPEMISHYLAEFSITYKPVKHGRPGIGATHSSRFIPLK, encoded by the exons ATGACTGAC GCGGATGTTCAAGCCCAGATCGAGGCGCGCAAGAAGCGTATCTTCAGGAAGTTCACCTACCGCGGTGTGGACCTCGACCAGCTCCTTGATATGAGCAA TGAGCAGCTGGTTGAATTGTTCCCAGCCCGCCAGCGCCGTCGCTTCCGTCGTGGACTCAAGCGCAAGCACCTGGCTCTTCTGAAGAGGCTCCGCAAGGCTAAGAAGGAGTGCCCTGCTCTTGAGAAGCCTGCTGTTGTCAAGACTCATTTGAGAGACATGATTATTGTGCCAGAGATGGTCGGTTCCATGGTGGGAGTCTACAACGGCAAGACCTTCAACCAGGTGGAAATCAAG CCTGAGATGATCAGTCACTACTTGGCAGAATTCTCCATCACCTACAAGCCTGTAAAGCACGGTAGGCCCGGTATTGGTGCCACCCACAGCTCTCGGTTCATCCCTCTGAAGTAA